The following are encoded in a window of Echeneis naucrates chromosome 19, fEcheNa1.1, whole genome shotgun sequence genomic DNA:
- the fam234a gene encoding protein FAM234A: METTDHATEDDPLKRGEDGLETETAPSTTELKKKGCKEVPGFSKLTHWRTAVFFFSLFICLTIVFAFSFIIPCPVRPQYLVSWNRTYPEAASYDFIAIEAANSDKVMDVLFILRMSRVSQNNSCADAGFPSPCMFVVAVDGTDGETLWERPLHPEFHWAQCGLEKDSGRTWDCLLSHSDQFTAVDKHSGKISWQQPQPPGLHSTVPVLSVPDLNADEVGDVALVASDNTQTQLVFLSGKTGVQIGSTVALDSTEIPKHLLHRTKEGSHYVVLVKDTGLYGLALWRIAAQAKAGMELGLKRDKHWEQTASSISGLVPIYESDSVREVFRTDEAEDPSNLLVVTGKEVALVNGKNLKLLWTFNTSSVISEPSFGHFNKDGLLDVVVEEDIGNNTKRIIILDGKSGNVLWEVNFLTSPNSPKPASIHTINSVSIFVFWGIMDTETNSSVPLASDQRSYMMYPLYSKVLLESTNAMDHIIRFKATLLEHGRHAAYFLLTGPGTVEDEGTVVLSKRKLKQDIPDSKVLRIGTGGSPETNEDIKEAFTRVRFSDS, translated from the exons ATGGAGACCACAGACCATGCCACAGAGGACGACCCTCTGAAGAGGGGAGAGGATGGGCTGGAGACGGAAACAGCACCATCAACAacagagctgaagaagaaggGCTGCAAGGAAGTCCCGGGGTTTTCCAAACTGACCCACTGGAGAACTgcagtcttcttcttctccttgtttATCTGCCTAACCATCGTGTTTGCCTTCTCCTTCATCATCCCCTGTCCTGTGAGGCCGCAGTATCTTGTTTCCTGGAACAGGACCTACCCTGAAGCAG CCAGCTATGACTTCATAGCTATTGAAGCTGCAAACAGTGACAAGGTGATGGATGTGCTGTTTATCCTCAGGATGAGCAGAGTCAGTCAAAACAATTCATGTGCTGATGCAG gtttTCCTTCACCATGCATGTTTGTGGTAGCAGTGGATGGGACAGATGGAGAGACCCTGTGGGAGCGTCCACTGCATCCTGAGTTTCACTGGGCCCAGTGTGGTCTGGAGAAAGATTCAGGCAGGACCTGGGACTGTTTGCTGTCCCATTCTGACCAGTTCACAGCTGTTGACAAACACTCTG gtaAAATTAGCTGGCAGCAACCGCAGCCCCCTGGTCTGCACAGCACTGTTCCAGTTCTTAGTGTCCCAGATCTGAATGCAGACGAAGTTGGTGATGTGGCTCTGGTGGCATCTGACAACACACAG ACACAGCTAGTTTTCCTCTCAGGAAAGACAGGTGTCCAGATTGGTTCTACTGTGGCTCTTGACTCAACAGAGATACCCAAACATCTTCTCCACCGCACTAAAGAAGGTTCTCACTATGTAGTTCTCGTAAAAG ACACTGGTTTGTATGGACTGGCACTATGGAGGATTGCTGCTCAGGCTAAAGCAGGAATGGAGCTTGGACTCAAGAGGGATAAACACTGGGAGCAAACTGCCAGTAGCATATCTGGCCTAGTACCCATCTATGA GTCTGACTCAGTGAGAGAGGTGTTCAGAACAGATGAAGCAGAAGATCCATCCAACCTGCTTGTTGTGACTGGGAAAGAGGTGGCATTAGTTAATGGAAAAAATCTGAAGCTACTGTGGACATTCAATACCAGCTCAGTCATCAG CGAGCCCTCGTTTGGTCACTTCAACAAAGATGGTTTGCTGGATGTTGTGGTTGAGGAGGATATtggcaacaacacaaagagg ATAATAATTCTGGATGGGAAGTCTGGCAATGTGCTGTGGGAAGTCAACTTTTTGACCAGTCCAAATTCACCCAAACCTGCCTCAATACACACCATTAACTCTGTTTCaatctttgtgttttggggCATAATGGACACAGAGACTAATTCCTCA GTGCCTTTAGCCAGTGACCAACGTTCTTACATGATGTATCCACTCTATTCAAAAGTTCTTCTTGAGTCCACAAATGCCATGGACCATATTATCAGATTTAAAG CCACACTGTTGGAGCATGGGCGCCATGCTGCTTACTTCCTATTGACAGGTCCTGGGACTGTGGAGGATGAAGGTACGGTAGTCCTCAGCAAGCGGAAGCTAAAGCAAGACATCCCTGACAGCAAAGTGCTCCGTATCGGCACTGGAGGAAGCCCAGAAACCAACGAGGACATCAAAGAGGCCTTCACCCGGGTCCGCTTCAGTGATTCATGA
- the cox6b1 gene encoding cytochrome c oxidase subunit 6B1 → MAEDIKTRLENYRTAPFDARFPNQNQTRNCWSNYLDYHRCQKALTAKGEDTMPCEWYRRVYKSLCPLSWVQKWDDQREEGTFPGKI, encoded by the exons ATGGCTGAGGACATTAAGACCAGACTCGAGAACTATCGAACTGCTCCGTTTGATGCCCGGTTCCCcaaccagaaccagaccaggaaCTGCTGGTCCAACTACCTGG ACTATCACCGTTGCCAAAAAGCTCTGACCGCCAAAGGGGAAGACACCATGCCATGTGAATGGTACAGGAGGGTCTACAAGTCACTCTGCCCCCTTTCCTGG GTCCAGAAATGGGATGACCAGAGAGAAGAAGGAACCTTTCCAGGAAAAATCTAA
- the luc7l gene encoding putative RNA-binding protein Luc7-like 1 isoform X2 codes for MQKGDETRQRVKFTDERVCKSHLLNCCPHDILSGTRMDLGECTKIHDLALRADYEIASKERDLFFELDAVDHLESFIADCDRRTELAKKRLAETQEEISAEVAAKAEKVHELNEEIGKLLAKAEQLGAEGNVDEAQKVLQEVEKVRTRKKDAEEEYRNSMPASSFQQQKLRVCEVCSAYLGLHDNDRRLADHFGGKLHLGFIQIREKLDQLKKTVVDKQEKRNQERLKRREEREKEERMRRRTRSRSREHRRSRSRDRRRRRSRSTSRDRRRSRSRSRERRRRHRSRSRSRSRGHRHSHEQSSRHKSSRDRERSSRDRSRERDRRDGMNGRSDSRRADDRDAGDL; via the exons ATGCAGAAGG GGGATGAGACGCGGCAGAGGGTGAAGTTCACTGATGAGCGAGTCTGCAAAAGTCATCTTCTCAACTGCTGTCCACATGATATCCTGTCTGGAACT CGTATGGACCTGGGAGAGTGCACAAAGATCCATGACCTGGCACTTCGGGCAGATTATGAAATTGCCTCCAAGGAGAGAGATTTGTTCTTTGAGCTTGAT GCGGTAGATCACCTGGAGTCATTCATTGCTGACTGTGACCGGAGGACAGAACTAGCCAAGAAGCGTCTGGCTGAGACCCAAGAGGAGATCAGTGCTGAGGTGGCAGCAAAG GCAGAGAAGGTTCATGAGCTGAATGAGGAAATAGGAAAGCTCCTGGCCAAGGCGGAGCAGCTGGGAGCTGAGGGAAATGTGGACGAGGCCCAGAAGGTCCTGCAGGAAGTTGAGAAGGTCCGCACCAGGAAGAAGGATGCAGAG GAAGAGTACAGAAACTCGATGCCTGCCTCCAGctttcagcagcagaagcttCGGGTGTGTGAGGTATGCTCTGCCTACCTGGGTCTCCATGACAACGACCGTCGTTTGGCCGACCATTTTGGTGGTAAACTTCACCTGGGATTCATCCAGATCAGAGAGAAACTGGACCAGCTAAAG AAAACTGTGGTTGATAAGCAGGAGAAAAGGAACCAGGAGCGCTTAAAGAGACgagaagaaagggagaaagaagagcggatgaggaggag GACCAGATCACGGAGCAGAGAGCATAGAAG GTCCCGTTCTCGTGACCGCAGAAGGAGGCGCTCACGCTCCACATCACGAGACAGGCGCCGTTCACGTTCGCGCTCTAGGGAGAGGAGAAGGCGGCATCGTAGCCGCTCTCGCTCCCGCAGCCGTGGGCACCGTCACAGCCACGAGCAGAGCTCCAGACACAA GTCATCCAGGGACCGCGAGCGCTCATCCAGAGATAGGTCAAGGGAGCGAGACCGTAGGGACGGAATGAACGGCAGATCGGACTCCCGCCGTGCAGATGACAGGGATGCAGGAGACCTCTGA
- the luc7l gene encoding putative RNA-binding protein Luc7-like 1 isoform X3 has protein sequence MDLGECTKIHDLALRADYEIASKERDLFFELDAVDHLESFIADCDRRTELAKKRLAETQEEISAEVAAKAEKVHELNEEIGKLLAKAEQLGAEGNVDEAQKVLQEVEKVRTRKKDAEEEYRNSMPASSFQQQKLRVCEVCSAYLGLHDNDRRLADHFGGKLHLGFIQIREKLDQLKKTVVDKQEKRNQERLKRREEREKEERMRRRTRSRSREHRRSRSRDRRRRRSRSTSRDRRRSRSRSRERRRRHRSRSRSRSRGHRHSHEQSSRHKSSRDRERSSRDRSRERDRRDGMNGRSDSRRADDRDAGDL, from the exons ATGGACCTGGGAGAGTGCACAAAGATCCATGACCTGGCACTTCGGGCAGATTATGAAATTGCCTCCAAGGAGAGAGATTTGTTCTTTGAGCTTGAT GCGGTAGATCACCTGGAGTCATTCATTGCTGACTGTGACCGGAGGACAGAACTAGCCAAGAAGCGTCTGGCTGAGACCCAAGAGGAGATCAGTGCTGAGGTGGCAGCAAAG GCAGAGAAGGTTCATGAGCTGAATGAGGAAATAGGAAAGCTCCTGGCCAAGGCGGAGCAGCTGGGAGCTGAGGGAAATGTGGACGAGGCCCAGAAGGTCCTGCAGGAAGTTGAGAAGGTCCGCACCAGGAAGAAGGATGCAGAG GAAGAGTACAGAAACTCGATGCCTGCCTCCAGctttcagcagcagaagcttCGGGTGTGTGAGGTATGCTCTGCCTACCTGGGTCTCCATGACAACGACCGTCGTTTGGCCGACCATTTTGGTGGTAAACTTCACCTGGGATTCATCCAGATCAGAGAGAAACTGGACCAGCTAAAG AAAACTGTGGTTGATAAGCAGGAGAAAAGGAACCAGGAGCGCTTAAAGAGACgagaagaaagggagaaagaagagcggatgaggaggag GACCAGATCACGGAGCAGAGAGCATAGAAG GTCCCGTTCTCGTGACCGCAGAAGGAGGCGCTCACGCTCCACATCACGAGACAGGCGCCGTTCACGTTCGCGCTCTAGGGAGAGGAGAAGGCGGCATCGTAGCCGCTCTCGCTCCCGCAGCCGTGGGCACCGTCACAGCCACGAGCAGAGCTCCAGACACAA GTCATCCAGGGACCGCGAGCGCTCATCCAGAGATAGGTCAAGGGAGCGAGACCGTAGGGACGGAATGAACGGCAGATCGGACTCCCGCCGTGCAGATGACAGGGATGCAGGAGACCTCTGA
- the luc7l gene encoding putative RNA-binding protein Luc7-like 1 isoform X1, whose translation MSAQAQMRALLDQLMGTARDGDETRQRVKFTDERVCKSHLLNCCPHDILSGTRMDLGECTKIHDLALRADYEIASKERDLFFELDAVDHLESFIADCDRRTELAKKRLAETQEEISAEVAAKAEKVHELNEEIGKLLAKAEQLGAEGNVDEAQKVLQEVEKVRTRKKDAEEEYRNSMPASSFQQQKLRVCEVCSAYLGLHDNDRRLADHFGGKLHLGFIQIREKLDQLKKTVVDKQEKRNQERLKRREEREKEERMRRRTRSRSREHRRSRSRDRRRRRSRSTSRDRRRSRSRSRERRRRHRSRSRSRSRGHRHSHEQSSRHKSSRDRERSSRDRSRERDRRDGMNGRSDSRRADDRDAGDL comes from the exons ATGTCTGCCCAAGCTCAAATGAGAGCTCTGCTCGACCAGCTGATGGGAACAGCGAGGGATG GGGATGAGACGCGGCAGAGGGTGAAGTTCACTGATGAGCGAGTCTGCAAAAGTCATCTTCTCAACTGCTGTCCACATGATATCCTGTCTGGAACT CGTATGGACCTGGGAGAGTGCACAAAGATCCATGACCTGGCACTTCGGGCAGATTATGAAATTGCCTCCAAGGAGAGAGATTTGTTCTTTGAGCTTGAT GCGGTAGATCACCTGGAGTCATTCATTGCTGACTGTGACCGGAGGACAGAACTAGCCAAGAAGCGTCTGGCTGAGACCCAAGAGGAGATCAGTGCTGAGGTGGCAGCAAAG GCAGAGAAGGTTCATGAGCTGAATGAGGAAATAGGAAAGCTCCTGGCCAAGGCGGAGCAGCTGGGAGCTGAGGGAAATGTGGACGAGGCCCAGAAGGTCCTGCAGGAAGTTGAGAAGGTCCGCACCAGGAAGAAGGATGCAGAG GAAGAGTACAGAAACTCGATGCCTGCCTCCAGctttcagcagcagaagcttCGGGTGTGTGAGGTATGCTCTGCCTACCTGGGTCTCCATGACAACGACCGTCGTTTGGCCGACCATTTTGGTGGTAAACTTCACCTGGGATTCATCCAGATCAGAGAGAAACTGGACCAGCTAAAG AAAACTGTGGTTGATAAGCAGGAGAAAAGGAACCAGGAGCGCTTAAAGAGACgagaagaaagggagaaagaagagcggatgaggaggag GACCAGATCACGGAGCAGAGAGCATAGAAG GTCCCGTTCTCGTGACCGCAGAAGGAGGCGCTCACGCTCCACATCACGAGACAGGCGCCGTTCACGTTCGCGCTCTAGGGAGAGGAGAAGGCGGCATCGTAGCCGCTCTCGCTCCCGCAGCCGTGGGCACCGTCACAGCCACGAGCAGAGCTCCAGACACAA GTCATCCAGGGACCGCGAGCGCTCATCCAGAGATAGGTCAAGGGAGCGAGACCGTAGGGACGGAATGAACGGCAGATCGGACTCCCGCCGTGCAGATGACAGGGATGCAGGAGACCTCTGA